One window of the Gambusia affinis linkage group LG01, SWU_Gaff_1.0, whole genome shotgun sequence genome contains the following:
- the LOC122831272 gene encoding patatin-like phospholipase domain-containing protein 2: MPHSISSSHFREAPYDISFSGSGFLATYQLGVVLCFLQYTPWILQSAPHVLGASAGSVVAAAVVCKINPSAIRDELILLVKQVMAAPLGPLNPSVNVFKWLERVLRKHLPSDAHRFASGRLGVAVTRLSDGKHLIMSEFQSKEDVVKAILCSCFVPGYCGFLPPAFNGVHYIDGGLSGIQPFLSELSSHTLTVCPFSGEADICPADPPCMMDLVTPGALIKLNMANTFRIINALYPVTLEAVEQAYSFGYKDATNFLQSNDVALAKIGVSVSHWFSNGNSTNPKTSKVEEQKMNGGEQTDPKTVFKEHRSMQMFSSTVQEPREDPLHHFYLMKNVLMGNVTTYLSMLGLPVRIFSHLLLPLVVSFYAVLQSRQGLKKLLKEVPEFLVWNWYFMGHCGLFFLNIVICSLKKVIKDRLTQIFLLLHWLKVYKQHKAM, translated from the exons ATGCCCCATAGTATCTCCAGCTCTCACTTTCGTGAGGCTCCTTATGATATTTCCTTCTCTGGGTCTGGATTCCTGGCTACCTATCAGCTCGGGGTTGTTCTGTGCTTCCTGCAGTACACACCCTGGATCCTGCAGTCGGCTCCCCACGTCCTCGGTGCATCTGCCGGATCTGTGGTAGCAGCTGCAGTTGTCTGTAAAATCAACCCAT CTGCCATTCGGGATGAGCTAATCCTTTTGGTCAAACAGGTGATGGCTGCCCCGCTTGGACCACTGAACCCTTCCGTCAATGTTTTCAAGTGGTTGGAAAGGGTTTTGCGCAAGCACCTTCCTTCGGATGCACACCGTTTTGCAAGTGGTCGCCTTGGTGTTGCTGTGACACGACTGTCAGATGGAAAGCACCTAATCATGTCTGAATTTCAGTCCAAAGAAGATGTAGTGAAA GCTATCCTGTGTAGCTGTTTTGTCCCTGGATATTGTGGCTTTCTGCCACCAGCCTTCAACGGAGTG CACTACATTGATGGTGGCTTGAGTGGAATCCAGCCCTTCCTCTCTGAGTTGTCCAGCCACACACTAACTGTTTGCCCATTCTCTGGAGAAGCTGATATATGTCCAGCTGATCCTCCTTGTATGATGGACCTGGTAACTCCTGGAGCTCTTATTAAGCTCAACATGGCTAACACCTTCAGAATCATCAATGCTCTTTACCCTGTGACTTTAGAG GCTGTAGAGCAAGCCTACAGTTTTGGCTACAAAGATGCCACCAACTTCCTTCAGAGCAATG atGTTGCTCTTGCTAAGATAGGGGTGAGTGTATCCCACTGGTTCTCAAATGGTAACTCCACCAATCCAAAGACATCCAAGGTGGAGGAGCAGAAGATGAACGGAGGGGAACAAACCGACCcgaaaacagttttcaaagaaCACCGATCCATGCAAATGTTCAGCTCCACCGTGCAAGAACCCAGAGAAGATCCTCTTCACCATTTTTACTTAATGAAGAATG TTTTGATGGGGAATGTGACAACTTACCTGAGTATGCTTGGGTTACCAGTGAGGATCTTCTCTCATCTGCTTCTACCTCTCGTGGTCTCATTCTATGCTGTGCTCCAAAGTAGACAAGG ACTGAAGAAGCTGCTTAAAGAAGTCCCTGAGTTTCTTGTTTGGAATTGGTATTTCATGGGACATTGTGGGCTTTTCTTCCTGAACATTGTCATCTGTAGCCTcaagaaagtaataaaagacCG GTTAACACAGATCTTCTTGCTGCTGCACTGGCTAAAGGTTTACAAACAGCACAAAGCCATGTGA
- the LOC122829955 gene encoding potassium voltage-gated channel subfamily A member 10-like → MEVALVDFESLEDINDTLEDEIDTYADETTALTVDVPPEQNSSDINNCLRPHQLSSTPSHYSPMPSYIWESTSSLPIPPRQTLEVPQSPVMPSPSIKGRSSCASILSNWKLLLNSEGLKESETIFSRLTKECCEDLFADKKGLDDGDQKVIINIAGLRFETQLKTLDQFPETLLGDPFKRMEYFDPMRNEYFFDRNRPSFDGILYYYQSGGKIRRPANVPLDVFADEIVFYELGHEAMEQFREDEGFIKDVDIPLPNNEIHRQFWLLFEYPESSNAARGVALVSVLVIVISIIIFCMETLPEFRDETDLFSPTIVQHVNQSKVSHSGSLTGAKLKTLSDPFFFVETACIAWFAFELIVRFVVCPSKSEFFHNLMNMIDIISIIPYFVTLMTELATTPQESSGQNMSLAILRIIRLVRVFRIFKLSRHSKGLQILGQTLKASMRELGLLIFFLFIGVILFSSAIYFAEVDDPDTQFVSIPDGFWWAVVTMTTVGYGDMCPITLGGKVVGTLCAIAGVLTIALPVPVIVSNFNYFYHRETEAEDKVPMTEALEQAIKAEESTKQGSNPSVSKVNGI, encoded by the coding sequence ATGGAGGTGGCCCTGGTTGACTTTGAGAGCCTGGAGGACATTAATGACACCCTTGAGGATGAGATTGATACCTATGCTGATGAGACAACAGCTCTCACAGTGGATGTTCCTCCAGAGCAAAACAGCTCTGACATCAATAACTGTCTACGACCCCATCAACtctcctccaccccttcacATTACAGCCCAATGCCCTCCTACATTTGGGAATCCACCTCCTCTTTACCCATTCCACCAAGGCAGACACTGGAAGTTCCTCAGTCACCAGTGATGCCATCACCAAGCATAAAGGGTCGCAGTAGTTGTGCCAGCATTCTCTCCAACTGGAAGCTGCTGTTAAACAGTGAAGGCTTGAAGGAAAGTGAAACAATCTTCAGTCGACTCACAAAGGAGTGCTGTGAGGATCTGTTTGCAGATAAAAAAGGATTGGATGATGGAGACCAGAAAGTCATCATCAACATAGCTGGTCTTCGCTTTGAGACACAGCTCAAAACACTGGACCAGTTCCCTGAAACACTTCTTGGAGACCCCTTTAAGAGGATGGAGTACTTTGATCCAATGAGGAATGAATACTTCTTCGATCGGAATCGACCAAGTTTTGATGGGATCTTGTATTACTATCAGTCTGGCGGCAAAATTAGAAGACCAGCTAATGTTCCCCTTGATGTGTTTGCTGATGAAATAGTATTCTATGAGCTCGGACATGAAGCTATGGAACAGTTCAGAGAAGATGAAGGATTCATAAAAGATGTTGACATACCTCTCCCTAATAATGAAATTCATAGGCAATTTTGGCTCCTGTTTGAATACCCAGAGAGCTCCAATGCAGCACGGGGTGTAGCGCTAGTTTCTGTCTTGGTCATTGTCATATCTATCATCATATTCTGCATGGAGACACTGCCAGAGTTCAGAGATGAGACTGACCTCTTTTCTCCAACAATAGTTCAACATGTTAACCAGTCCAAAGTATCCCACTCTGGCTCTTTAACTGGTGCAAAGCTCAAAACATTATCCgatcctttcttttttgttgaaacTGCCTGCATTGCTTGGTTTGCCTTTGAGTTGATCGTTCGGTTTGTGGTGTGCCCGAGCAAAAGTGAGTTTTTCCACAACCTCATGAACATGATTGACATTATCTCCATTATCCCCTATTTTGTAACTTTGATGACAGAACTGGCCACAACCCCTCAGGAGAGCTCAGGACAGAACATGTCTTTGGCCATTTTGCGTATCATCCGCTTGGTCAGAGTCTTCCGTATTTTCAAGCTGTCGCGTCATTCAAAGGGACTGCAGATCTTGGGACAAACTCTAAAAGCAAGCATGCGGGAGCTTGGTTTGctcatcttctttcttttcattggAGTTATTCTTTTCTCCAGTGCCATCTACTTTGCTGAAGTTGATGACCCTGACACACAGTTTGTCAGCATTCCTGATGGGTTCTGGTGGGCTGTGGTGACCATGACAACTGTAGGTTATGGAGACATGTGTCCTATCACACTTGGGGGAAAAGTGGTGGGCACACTGTGTGCAATAGCTGGTGTGTTAACAATTGCTTTGCCTGTTCCTGTCATTGTCTCCAACTTCAACTATTTCTaccacagagagacagaagcaGAGGACAAGGTTCCCATGACTGAGGCTCTTGAGCAAGCCATAAAGGCGGAAGAAAGTACCAAACAGGGTAGCAATCCTTCAGTTAGTAAGGTCAATGGTatctga